The region CAATTAAGCCAAATGAAATCGGAGACGGCCTGATTGCAAGAGCCAGCCTCCCGGGTTGGAAGTCCGGGGTGACGCGGTTGCGCCACCCCGAATTCCATTCTGAGGCTAATCCTTGTTAGAAGGATTTTTTCACGTTCACGTACCAATAGCGCGGAAGCGGCTGGTACAAGGACGAGAGATAGCCGTAGGTATCAGCCAGCGGCGGGTCTTCATTAAACGCGTTCCGCACACCAACTCGAATGGCAGTCCCATCGGTCCAGGCATCATTCTCGACAGTGTACTGGCCGTAGAAATTCCACGTCGTGTGGTCTTCAATCGGCCATGGACCGTAGCTCGTGCTGCTCACTGACGTCTGGAATACTTGGCTCGTGTATTGAGAGAACGCTCCAAACTTCCAGTTCGCGATGTCGTACGACATTGACATGGAGTACTTCCATTCCGGACGCCCGTCTTCCCGGATCAGGCTACCACCACCAGTGACGGTGACGTACGGGTTCACCGTTCCATCATCCAGCCCGGCGAGAATTGCGGCCGCTTCGTCTGTCGGGCTCTGGTAGTAGGTGTTCAGATAAGTCGCGTTGACGTTCATGGAGAGGTCACCCGGACCGACTGGAACATCCCAATAAGCGCCGTAGTCGATACCCTCGACCTTGAGTGCCGAGAGGTTGGTAAACCGGGCCACCACGTTGACCACGTCTCCCACAGGATCGTAGCCCGTGCCTGCAAAGTCAGCAATTTGCTGAGGCGTTGGGTCAGCGCGGATCACATTCGGGTTCGAGCTACCCTGCAGACGCAGGAGGTAGTCATACGACAGTGCGACCGAGTCATTCAGCAGGCCGATCGGGTTCTTTTGCTCAATGCTCCAGAAATCCGTCGTCAGCGTCACAGTCCCGAACTTTTCCGGGATGAACTGAGGTTCGAACACCACGCCATAGGACGAGCTTTCCGACTCTTCCGGTTCCAGATCGGAGTTACCAGAGCGAAGGCTGGCGACCGTCACACTCAGTGTTGCACATTGGCTGAAGTCGGTAATCCGGCCTTGGCTGAGAGCTGCCTGGCACTGGATATAGTCCGGATACCCATTGACGCGTTCCAGAAGTGGCGTGTTGACCACTTCGAGGTTCGGCGCCTTGAAGCCTTCCGACCAGGAACCGCGGAACCGCAGACCATCAATAACGTCCCAGGATGCCGACACTTTCGGTTTCGAGACTGAGCCCACGTCCGAATAGTCTTCATAACGGGCCGCTGCCTGGAGATCGAGCGCCTGGACGAATGGAATGTTCATCTCAGGAGAAACCAGCGGCACCGCGACTTCAAAGTAAGCCGAAGACACGTTCCGGCTACCTTTGACATCAGGTGACGGGCTATGCGTCATCAGGCTGGATGCCGACACGAGATTGCCAGTGATTTGATCATAGTAAGGCAGTGAGCCGTCCTGGTGCGGGTCGCGATCGTCATGGTACGTCTCGCGACGGAATTCGATGCCGCCCGCAAAGCCGATGTCACCCGCCCAGATCGAGAACAAGTCGGGCTTCGAGACCTTGAAATCAGCAAGCGCCAGCGTGGTCTTGTTTTCCCGAACCTGGGTGATGCGGAAACTGTCGATGGTTTCCGGGGAGTTACAGCTTGGCCCGCCAACCGATGGCGTTCCCGGAATACCACCACAGAACGGATTGTAAGCCGTGGCATCCGTTCGGTTGATGGCTTGCTGATAAAGCCGGGAATCGTAACCGTCGGCCGAGTCGGTGACGATCGCTTCGTTGTACAGGATCGCAGAGTCCCAATCCCATCCGAAGGCATCGCCTTTGGCGCCGACCAACAGTCTCGTCTGTTCATTGTCGACATTAACTGTACGCGTGCCGGCGTCCACAGCGCTGTAGGAGTTGATCACCAGGTCCAAGCCTTCATTTGGCACATTGGCGCTCAGACCATCAATACGGTTGGCGGACCCAACGGGTCCCAGCGGGTTCCAGTAAGCATCCGCCGCAATGTAAATCGGTCCGGATCCCAGCGAGCCCGTGGAACCGACCACGGCCTCTGATTCTGCCGTGTAGTATCCGACTTCACCGTAAAGCCGAAGGCTGTCGGACACGTCATAGTTGGCGAAGCTGAACATGTTCAGTCGGTCAACCGCTGGCAGCATGGTCAGCGTATCAAAAGTCGCCATCTGATCGTTGCGCATATCTCTGTACGCAGATGTAAAGATACTGCCAGCGCCGTAACAGATGCTGTCGCCAACATCGTAAGGACAGCCAGCCCCGAACCCTTCCGGCTGGACATGGAAAGTGCCGGCAGCATCCGTAAACGATGTGCCGTCAGCACTGATCTGGCCGATGGAGGTGTCGACCGGCGTAAACTGGCCCCACGGACTGGTGAACGTAGACCGATTGTCCCAGGCGACACCTGCCCAGTTTGTCCCGTTCGTGAGTGGCCGCATATCGGCAATGTTGGTGTAATCCTGATCCGAGCGCAGCAGGGAATCCCGGGTCGTGCCACCAAGATAGATAGAGATATTGCCCTTACCATTGGCAAAATCTGTCCCGTAGAGCATGTCCGCGGTAAATTCCTTCAGGTTCGTCCCTTCCGCCATGCCGTATTGAAGGTTCACGTCGAAACCTTCGAAATCGGACCGAAGAACATTGTTCACAACGCCTGCAACAGCATCCGAGCCATAAAGAGCTGCCGCACCGTCTTTCAGAACCTCAACCCGCGCCAGCCCCTGAACCGGAATGGCATTGATGTTGTATCCGAAGACAGGCGTCTGATTGTCGGTCTGCGAGGTCGGGTGAACGACCGTACGGCGGCCATTGAGCAGGACCAGAGTGTTGCCTTGCGCGAGCCCCCTCAAACTGACTGTAGAAACGTCCCCCCGTGCGGCGTTGGAGTTCGCACCACCGAGATACGTTCCATTAAAGGTAATATCGCCGGCCGATGGAATGGTACGGAAAAGTTCTTCTGCGGATACGGCACCGGTCGCGTCGATTTCATCTGGCGACACAACCGAAACCGGGAGGGCACCTGATACTTTGGCACCAGCAATCTGGGAACCAAGGATCAGAACCTTCTCCATCTGGGCCGTGTCGTCTTCGGATTGCTCCTGGGCCAATGCTTCCAGCGAAAGCACGCTGAATAATAGTGCACCGGTTGACACCGTCATGGCACATCGCCGCATGAACCGTCCCGGCTTCGCAACGCGCGCGGTGCCGTTCCCGTACATCGACCCGTCTTTTTCTCTGGATTTCATTTCTCGCTGACTCCTGAGCTTTTGTTTTCCCGCAAGTCCCCGCATTGCCGACAGACCCCCTGCCGGACATTCGCGCATCTCTTGCCCCACTGGCGCGCCGGAGCGCGACCAGAACTAAGTTAATCTGTGTTTGGATCTTTTTATGAGGCCGCCGTTGACCTGACGCGTTGCTCTGCTTTGAGCACTTACAGGTTACTGACGGAGTGATTTTTGCACACGTAAAAACGTAAATTTTTGTTCGTTTTTAATTCACCTGCCCACAAATGTTGCACCTGCGCAGACAAAGTTGTCACACAGCTGAAGCATAGTTGAGCGATTAAAAAAACGGCCGCCAAAAACTGGCGGCCGCTTTGCTATGCTTCGTTTTTAATTCGTATACGCCCAACACTCAGAGAGACGACGCGCGAATGCCGGACCGAACCTACCGTTCAGAAAAATTTGACGTTATCGAGCTCAAACCACACGGTGTCGCCACCAGGACGTTTGACGAGGAGGCGCATATCTACGATATTGTCGCCCGTCCATTCAGCACCAGCTGCAGGTGCGATAAGGTCTTTAAACGGAACAATTACCGTCTCCCAGTCCTCACCCACTTCGAACCCGTAGCTCCAACGCCCTTCCGTTGTCGCCACGACCAGGGTGTACGGCTTATCGTCTCCGCGCGCATCAAAAGTCACGCCTTTATAAGCGGAACCATCCGCAGGCTGAACTGACCCGACATTCATGGGGACAACAATTCCGGCCCGAGCGTCTTCCCGCAGCGCAAGGTCTGCAGACAAGTGCAGAACACCGCCCCGATCGCCATCATCGATCACTTCAAAAACCTGCCAGCTGCGCTCCATTCCTCCATCGGGGTCACCTACGACCAGCGTATCGCGCGAGGAACGCCCGTCTTCCCGGTCGAAATCGGCGATCAGTGTGTCCGTGATTTCGGAGGACGACATGACAGTCGCCTCAATCGGCGCTGGCGCTCCTTCGCCAAAGACCTTTTCCCCACCGACGAAGGTGTACTTCGTCTTGTGCAGATCGGAGATATTCTCCCACGGCTTGCCCGCGATCAGTACGACATCCGCGTCCTTGCCAACTTCAATTGAGCCGCGCTGATCATAGACACCGACGGCACGCGCACTGTTGGATGTACCAGCCATCAGGGCAGCCGTCTGCGGGAGCCCGGCGCGCACCATCAACTCCATTTCCGAAAGCGTCGAATAGCCATGCGGAGTGCGCGGCATCCCGGCATCGGTGCCCAACGCAATCAGAACACCGCCTTCGTACAGCGCTTTCATATTGTCCAATCCGACCTGAAACCGTGCCTGGCGCGATTTGAAAGAAGGATGCTCCCGTTCAAATGGGGTCGTTTCCAGTTTGTCTGGATTGTAGACAGCAAGCGTGCCGGCATACGCCGTGCCGCCGTTCTTGAGCGCATCAATCGTGACCTGATCCACATGTCTGTCGAGCACTGAGTGCGCGATAACATCTACGCCGGAACGCCCAGCAATCTCGGCGCGGTCTTTCGTTACCGTGTGAGTCAGAACTTTAAGGCCGTTGGCGTGCGCTTCCTCGACCAGAGCGGTCAGGGTCGGCTCATTCATACTCGTATTATCTACTCCGGACCCATAACGCCAACCGTCTGTGAAGACCTTGATGACATCGGGCTGATACGGCAGCAATGCCTTGACCGCTTCGGTGGCGGCGTAGGGGGTATTGACCCATTTGGTGGTGCTTGTGTCGGACCAGTCAGCACCATGTCCATTGGTGGTACTCATGCGCGCGGCAAAATTCACGCGCGGCCCTGGAAGCGATTGCAGCCACTCGCGCCGCGGGGCGAAGGCTTCCGGCGCCTGGGCAAAATCATACACTGATGTCACGCCAGCCTTGGCGTATTCCTGCGAAATCTGGGGCGTTGTCGCCGGCTGTCCGATCGGAGTGTAGTGAACGTGCAGGTCGAAGAATCCAGGCAAAAGCGACAGGTCGCTCCCATCAATTGCCGGCACGCCTGCCGGCGCCGGTCCCGCGGCCTTGTCGATAGCTGAGATGAGGCCGTCGTCGAACATGACGGTCGCCCTGTATGGCTCCGCGCCCGTTCCATCGAACACGGTCACATCGGTGATCGCCAGGTCTTGAGCCAGCGATGAACCCGTCACACACACCGCCACCAAGCACGAACTCAAAAACCTTCTGATCATACTAATCCTTCACCCGTCTAATACGCGTCTATGAAACAAGACGCTTCGATGTCTGCTTCTATCCAAATCCTGAAGCATTTTTTTGCCTGCATATTCTTTCAGAGCAACTTTCGCTCATCCGGAAACCTGGCAAACGCAATCAAAATATTTCAAGAAAAGGACTTTTACGCCTG is a window of Hyphomonas adhaerens MHS-3 DNA encoding:
- a CDS encoding TonB-dependent receptor domain-containing protein, which translates into the protein MKSREKDGSMYGNGTARVAKPGRFMRRCAMTVSTGALLFSVLSLEALAQEQSEDDTAQMEKVLILGSQIAGAKVSGALPVSVVSPDEIDATGAVSAEELFRTIPSAGDITFNGTYLGGANSNAARGDVSTVSLRGLAQGNTLVLLNGRRTVVHPTSQTDNQTPVFGYNINAIPVQGLARVEVLKDGAAALYGSDAVAGVVNNVLRSDFEGFDVNLQYGMAEGTNLKEFTADMLYGTDFANGKGNISIYLGGTTRDSLLRSDQDYTNIADMRPLTNGTNWAGVAWDNRSTFTSPWGQFTPVDTSIGQISADGTSFTDAAGTFHVQPEGFGAGCPYDVGDSICYGAGSIFTSAYRDMRNDQMATFDTLTMLPAVDRLNMFSFANYDVSDSLRLYGEVGYYTAESEAVVGSTGSLGSGPIYIAADAYWNPLGPVGSANRIDGLSANVPNEGLDLVINSYSAVDAGTRTVNVDNEQTRLLVGAKGDAFGWDWDSAILYNEAIVTDSADGYDSRLYQQAINRTDATAYNPFCGGIPGTPSVGGPSCNSPETIDSFRITQVRENKTTLALADFKVSKPDLFSIWAGDIGFAGGIEFRRETYHDDRDPHQDGSLPYYDQITGNLVSASSLMTHSPSPDVKGSRNVSSAYFEVAVPLVSPEMNIPFVQALDLQAAARYEDYSDVGSVSKPKVSASWDVIDGLRFRGSWSEGFKAPNLEVVNTPLLERVNGYPDYIQCQAALSQGRITDFSQCATLSVTVASLRSGNSDLEPEESESSSYGVVFEPQFIPEKFGTVTLTTDFWSIEQKNPIGLLNDSVALSYDYLLRLQGSSNPNVIRADPTPQQIADFAGTGYDPVGDVVNVVARFTNLSALKVEGIDYGAYWDVPVGPGDLSMNVNATYLNTYYQSPTDEAAAILAGLDDGTVNPYVTVTGGGSLIREDGRPEWKYSMSMSYDIANWKFGAFSQYTSQVFQTSVSSTSYGPWPIEDHTTWNFYGQYTVENDAWTDGTAIRVGVRNAFNEDPPLADTYGYLSSLYQPLPRYWYVNVKKSF
- a CDS encoding CIA30 family protein yields the protein MIRRFLSSCLVAVCVTGSSLAQDLAITDVTVFDGTGAEPYRATVMFDDGLISAIDKAAGPAPAGVPAIDGSDLSLLPGFFDLHVHYTPIGQPATTPQISQEYAKAGVTSVYDFAQAPEAFAPRREWLQSLPGPRVNFAARMSTTNGHGADWSDTSTTKWVNTPYAATEAVKALLPYQPDVIKVFTDGWRYGSGVDNTSMNEPTLTALVEEAHANGLKVLTHTVTKDRAEIAGRSGVDVIAHSVLDRHVDQVTIDALKNGGTAYAGTLAVYNPDKLETTPFEREHPSFKSRQARFQVGLDNMKALYEGGVLIALGTDAGMPRTPHGYSTLSEMELMVRAGLPQTAALMAGTSNSARAVGVYDQRGSIEVGKDADVVLIAGKPWENISDLHKTKYTFVGGEKVFGEGAPAPIEATVMSSSEITDTLIADFDREDGRSSRDTLVVGDPDGGMERSWQVFEVIDDGDRGGVLHLSADLALREDARAGIVVPMNVGSVQPADGSAYKGVTFDARGDDKPYTLVVATTEGRWSYGFEVGEDWETVIVPFKDLIAPAAGAEWTGDNIVDMRLLVKRPGGDTVWFELDNVKFF